A window from Thermosipho africanus Ob7 encodes these proteins:
- the rgy gene encoding reverse gyrase, giving the protein MKKSEKEDFEKRFKKDDYKILIVSTQFISKRKEELKNKFFDFVFIDDVDSVLKSSKNIETIIMLTGVPENIINETLKKLKSGQKPEIKDLKKGILVVSSATARPKGIRPLLFRYIFNFNLGKPSFFSRNIIHIRYKNKEINQLIELLKILNDGIIIYAENENEAKKLKEALKKNNIEAGTSWENFEESFEKFKNGKLNILIGISSYYGKLVRGIDLPEKIKAVIFWGIPKFRIEKEDLILPDIYTYVQATGRTSRLFKGNLLKGASFVFEENDEIFEKLSSRLFWITDEEFYNYNDIDIKKLANELNESRKNIQNKELEFSSKLIIVESPTKAETLAKFFGISSIRSLNGLISFESITKEGLITITATKGHTYDLITREGYHGVEFSNNTFIPIYNTIKKCKDCGYQFVDNYDKCPKCNSKNIDDKLSVLKALRELSLEVDEILIASDPDVEGEKIAYDILQYIYPVNSNIKRIELHEITRNAFLKGIDEKREIKENLVKSQIIRRIEDRWIGFELSQKLQTNFKRTLSAGRVQSTVLGWIIQREKEYKNSIKKFTSFTFENGLKVEFEGIHENATLKIENIYEDTIAPPAPFNTSTILSEISKKYKLSVNEIMSILQNLFENGFITYHRTDSTRISKTGQAVAEKYFKLINKPHLYKPKSYGNEGAHEGIRPVKPISPEELKDMIKEKIINLDKKHLLIYKEIFNRFLASQSKEIKVKKARLNIITENSKKSEEIITEILEDGWNIFMPIKVIQIMDENKVTDRKVYNKHTVPLFTQATIIEEMKSKNIGRPSTYAKIISVLFERKYIFEDKYKRIIPTKLGKIVYNFLNSKYNKFINEETTRTLEKIMDEVEKGIKEFQQTLHEIYNEIKGGIK; this is encoded by the coding sequence ATGAAAAAGTCTGAAAAAGAAGATTTTGAAAAACGATTCAAAAAAGATGACTATAAAATACTTATAGTCTCTACTCAATTTATTTCAAAACGTAAAGAAGAATTAAAAAACAAATTCTTTGATTTTGTATTTATTGATGATGTTGATTCAGTGTTAAAATCGTCAAAAAACATTGAAACAATTATTATGCTAACTGGCGTACCAGAAAATATAATAAATGAAACATTAAAAAAGTTAAAAAGTGGGCAAAAGCCGGAAATTAAAGATCTTAAGAAGGGAATATTAGTCGTATCTTCTGCAACTGCAAGGCCTAAGGGAATAAGACCTTTATTATTCAGATACATCTTTAACTTTAATTTAGGAAAACCAAGTTTTTTTTCCAGAAATATAATTCACATTAGATATAAAAACAAAGAAATTAATCAACTAATCGAATTATTAAAAATTTTAAACGATGGAATAATAATCTACGCCGAAAATGAAAATGAAGCAAAAAAGCTAAAAGAAGCGCTTAAAAAAAATAATATTGAAGCTGGAACAAGCTGGGAAAACTTTGAAGAATCTTTTGAAAAATTCAAAAATGGAAAATTAAATATTTTAATTGGAATTTCTTCCTATTATGGAAAACTTGTTAGAGGAATAGACTTGCCTGAAAAAATAAAAGCTGTAATCTTCTGGGGAATCCCAAAGTTTAGAATCGAAAAAGAAGATTTAATTTTACCGGATATTTACACCTATGTACAAGCAACCGGAAGAACTTCAAGATTATTTAAAGGAAATTTATTAAAAGGTGCTAGTTTTGTTTTTGAAGAAAATGATGAAATATTCGAAAAACTTTCTTCTAGACTTTTTTGGATTACTGATGAAGAATTCTACAATTACAATGATATAGACATAAAGAAATTAGCTAATGAATTAAATGAATCAAGGAAAAATATACAAAATAAAGAATTAGAATTTTCTTCAAAACTCATAATAGTTGAATCTCCAACAAAAGCTGAAACACTAGCAAAATTCTTTGGTATATCTTCTATAAGAAGTTTAAACGGGTTAATTTCTTTTGAGTCAATAACTAAAGAAGGCTTAATAACAATAACCGCAACAAAAGGTCACACATATGACTTAATTACAAGAGAAGGTTATCATGGTGTAGAATTTTCAAATAATACCTTTATTCCAATTTATAACACAATTAAAAAATGCAAAGATTGTGGATATCAATTTGTAGATAACTACGATAAATGTCCAAAATGCAATTCAAAAAATATTGATGATAAATTAAGTGTTTTAAAGGCTCTAAGAGAACTATCCCTTGAAGTTGATGAAATTTTAATAGCATCGGATCCCGATGTTGAAGGTGAAAAAATTGCATATGACATTCTACAATATATTTATCCCGTAAATAGTAATATTAAAAGAATAGAACTTCATGAGATAACTCGTAACGCATTTTTAAAAGGAATCGATGAAAAAAGGGAAATAAAAGAAAATTTAGTAAAATCTCAAATTATAAGGCGAATTGAGGACAGATGGATTGGGTTTGAACTAAGTCAAAAACTACAAACCAATTTTAAAAGAACACTTTCTGCCGGAAGAGTTCAAAGTACCGTGTTAGGTTGGATTATTCAACGAGAAAAAGAGTACAAAAATAGTATTAAAAAATTCACATCTTTTACATTTGAAAATGGATTAAAAGTAGAATTTGAAGGAATACATGAAAATGCTACACTCAAAATTGAAAACATATATGAAGATACAATAGCTCCACCAGCACCTTTTAATACTTCAACTATTTTATCTGAAATTTCAAAAAAATACAAATTATCAGTAAATGAAATTATGTCCATTCTGCAAAATCTTTTTGAAAATGGATTTATAACTTATCACAGAACCGATTCAACTAGAATTTCAAAGACAGGGCAAGCAGTTGCAGAAAAATACTTTAAATTAATTAATAAACCTCATTTATATAAACCAAAAAGTTATGGAAATGAAGGTGCTCATGAGGGAATTAGGCCAGTAAAGCCTATTTCCCCCGAAGAACTTAAAGATATGATAAAGGAAAAAATAATAAATCTTGATAAAAAACATTTACTAATCTACAAAGAAATATTTAATAGATTCCTTGCAAGTCAATCGAAAGAAATTAAGGTAAAAAAAGCAAGACTAAACATAATCACTGAAAATTCGAAAAAAAGTGAAGAAATAATAACCGAAATTTTAGAAGATGGTTGGAACATTTTTATGCCAATAAAAGTCATACAAATAATGGATGAAAATAAAGTAACTGATAGAAAAGTTTACAATAAGCATACGGTGCCACTTTTTACACAAGCAACTATAATAGAAGAAATGAAGTCAAAAAATATAGGAAGGCCTTCAACATACGCTAAAATAATCTCAGTTTTATTTGAAAGAAAATATATATTTGAAGATAAATATAAAAGAATAATTCCCACAAAACTTGGAAAAATTGTATACAACTTTTTAAATTCAAAATACAACAAATTTATAAATGAAGAAACAACTAGAACATTAGAAAAAATAATGGATGAAGTTGAAAAAGGCATAAAAGAATTTCAACAAACACTTCATGAAATATATAATGAAATAAAAGGGGGAATTAAATGA